CACAAAAGCAATAAACAGCGCAAATTCAGTGCCGTTCAATCCCAAATGTGAATGATTTGACAAGCCAAACATGATCAAAACAAGCAACAATTCATATTAATCTACAACCAGTTTTCTACAAATACGACTTCGATTGACTTCCaaactatatatttttatataatAAATACCAACATTTTCCATACAAAACACAATTAAACATCTAAAAACTGCTAGTACTaagtgaaaatcaaatcaaaacaaACATTTTACCCATCTAAAGTGTTGCCAAGAATAAAAGAGAAAAACTCCCGCACCGGTGAAAACTCAACTAACCCAATATCCATAGCATACCCACCAATAGGCAACTTCAAATCCCTCAGCACACTAAACGCTTCGGCCATTCGATTCTTCGGCACCTCCTGCGCAACCGGGCAGACGGGCACCCACGAATCGACTCGATAATCTTCCCCAATTTCAACCCCTTCTTTCTTCAGCAGATCACAGAGCTGGGAATGGAATTGGAGGAGAGACAATGTAggggtaggagaga
This sequence is a window from Spinacia oleracea cultivar Varoflay chromosome 1, BTI_SOV_V1, whole genome shotgun sequence. Protein-coding genes within it:
- the LOC110796691 gene encoding uncharacterized protein, translated to MSQGYSIELYFDPALENQILKAWNVLARRQISTQLIEIESRPHITLFSSPFLEPSKVEPLIKSFAAKQEPLLLNFSSIGSLPNEGNLLFLSPTPTLSLLQFHSQLCDLLKKEGVEIGEDYRVDSWVPVCPVAQEVPKNRMAEAFSVLRDLKLPIGGYAMDIGLVEFSPVREFFSFILGNTLDG